In Cupriavidus taiwanensis, the following are encoded in one genomic region:
- a CDS encoding glutamate/aspartate ABC transporter substrate-binding protein, whose protein sequence is MNFAKLAALMIAGGVMCGTAQAAEQLTGTLKKIKDTGVITLGVRESSIPFNYNLGGVRQVGYSYDINMKIVEAIKDQLKLPNLQVKEIPITSQNRITLLQNGTIDIECGSTTNNLERQKQVAFTNSIFIIGTRIMVKKDAGIKDWADLKGKNVVTTAGTTSERLLRKMNDEQKLGVNIISTKDHGQSFLTLESGRAVAFMMDDALLYGERAKAKNPADWIVVGKPQSRESYGCMIRKDDPQFKKLSDTVISGMMKDGSINTLYTKWFMQPVPPKGLNLDFPLSEDMKALIKAPNDKALD, encoded by the coding sequence ATGAATTTCGCCAAGTTGGCTGCCCTGATGATTGCCGGGGGTGTTATGTGCGGGACGGCACAGGCAGCCGAACAACTGACGGGCACGCTGAAGAAGATCAAGGACACCGGCGTCATCACGCTCGGCGTGCGCGAGTCGTCGATTCCGTTCAACTACAACCTGGGCGGCGTGCGCCAGGTCGGCTATTCCTACGATATCAACATGAAGATCGTGGAAGCCATCAAGGACCAGCTGAAGCTGCCCAACCTGCAGGTCAAGGAAATCCCGATCACCTCGCAGAACCGCATCACGCTGCTGCAGAACGGCACCATCGACATCGAGTGCGGTTCCACCACCAACAACCTGGAACGCCAGAAGCAGGTCGCGTTCACCAACTCCATCTTCATCATCGGCACCCGCATCATGGTGAAGAAGGACGCCGGCATCAAGGACTGGGCCGACCTGAAGGGCAAGAATGTCGTCACCACCGCCGGCACCACGTCGGAGCGCCTGCTGCGCAAGATGAACGACGAGCAGAAGCTGGGCGTGAACATCATCAGCACCAAGGACCATGGCCAGTCGTTCCTGACGCTGGAATCGGGCCGCGCGGTCGCGTTCATGATGGATGACGCGCTGCTGTACGGCGAGCGCGCCAAGGCCAAGAACCCGGCCGACTGGATCGTGGTGGGCAAGCCGCAATCGCGCGAGTCCTACGGCTGCATGATCCGCAAGGACGACCCGCAGTTCAAGAAGCTGTCCGACACCGTGATCTCCGGCATGATGAAGGACGGCTCGATCAACACCCTGTACACCAAGTGGTTCATGCAACCGGTTCCGCCCAAGGGCCTGAACCTGGACTTCCCGCTGTCCGAAGACATGAAGGCGCTGATCAAGGCGCCTAACGACAAGGCGCTGGACTGA
- a CDS encoding OsmC family protein: MECKVTWMGADGMSFVAQTGSGHIVAMDGAPEGGGHNLAPRPMEMVLLGTGGCTAYDVVLILKRGRQDVTGCSVQLQAERAGEDPKVFTRINFHFVVTGKNLNPATVERAIKLSHEKYCSASIMLARTAEITHTLEIVEG, translated from the coding sequence ATGGAATGCAAAGTAACATGGATGGGCGCCGACGGCATGAGCTTCGTGGCCCAGACCGGCAGCGGCCATATCGTGGCGATGGACGGTGCCCCGGAGGGCGGCGGCCACAACCTGGCGCCGCGACCCATGGAAATGGTGCTGCTGGGCACCGGCGGCTGCACCGCCTATGACGTGGTGCTGATCCTCAAGCGCGGCCGCCAGGACGTCACCGGCTGCAGCGTGCAGCTGCAGGCCGAGCGCGCCGGCGAAGACCCCAAGGTGTTCACCCGCATCAACTTCCATTTTGTGGTGACCGGCAAGAATCTCAACCCCGCCACGGTCGAGCGCGCCATCAAGCTGTCGCACGAGAAATACTGCTCGGCGTCGATCATGCTGGCCAGGACGGCCGAGATCACGCACACGCTGGAAATCGTCGAAGGCTGA
- a CDS encoding class II glutamine amidotransferase: protein MCQLLGMNCATPTDVTFSFTGFAARGGLTDHHADGFGVAFFEDKACRLFIDNQSAGTSPVADLIKRYPIKSKNVISHIRKATQGTVLLENCHPFMRELWGRHWIFAHNGDLHGFTPFLSGVYQPVGDTDSELAFCTLMQGLRKRFPGSQPPLNELGHALADITREITLHGVFNYLLCNGQALFAHCSTRLYYIVRQWPFSTAHLIDADLSIDFAQVTTPDDRVAVIATAPLTDNETWTQFAPGELIMFEHGRPTMTLTVPIPPEVQAKNAANTACT, encoded by the coding sequence ATGTGCCAGCTGCTAGGCATGAACTGCGCCACGCCGACCGACGTGACGTTCTCCTTCACCGGCTTTGCCGCGCGCGGCGGCCTGACCGACCACCACGCCGACGGCTTCGGTGTCGCCTTCTTCGAGGACAAGGCCTGCCGCCTGTTCATCGACAACCAGTCCGCCGGCACCTCGCCGGTGGCGGACCTGATCAAGCGCTACCCGATCAAGTCCAAGAACGTCATCTCGCATATCCGCAAGGCCACGCAAGGCACCGTGCTGCTGGAGAACTGCCACCCCTTCATGCGCGAGCTGTGGGGCCGGCACTGGATCTTTGCCCATAACGGCGACCTGCACGGCTTCACCCCGTTCCTGTCCGGCGTCTACCAGCCGGTGGGCGACACCGACAGCGAACTGGCCTTCTGCACGTTGATGCAGGGCCTGCGCAAGCGCTTCCCGGGCTCGCAGCCGCCGCTGAACGAGCTGGGCCACGCGCTGGCCGACATCACCCGCGAAATCACGCTGCACGGCGTGTTCAACTACCTGCTGTGCAACGGGCAGGCGCTGTTCGCGCACTGCTCGACCCGCCTCTACTACATCGTGCGGCAATGGCCGTTCTCGACCGCGCACCTGATCGACGCCGACCTGTCGATCGACTTCGCGCAGGTGACCACGCCGGACGACCGCGTCGCCGTGATCGCCACCGCGCCGCTGACCGACAACGAGACCTGGACCCAGTTCGCCCCGGGCGAACTGATCATGTTCGAGCACGGGCGCCCGACCATGACGCTGACGGTGCCGATCCCGCCCGAGGTCCAGGCCAAGAACGCAGCCAATACTGCCTGCACCTGA
- the rpsI gene encoding 30S ribosomal protein S9: MIGNWNYGTGRRKSAVARVFIKSGKGDIVVNGKPIKEYFARETSLMIVRQPLELTAHAETFDIKVNVTGGGETGQAGAVRHGITRALIDYDATLKSALSKAGYVTRDAREVERKKVGFHKARRRKQFSKR, translated from the coding sequence ATGATCGGTAACTGGAATTACGGTACTGGCCGCCGCAAGAGCGCTGTGGCACGTGTCTTCATCAAGTCGGGCAAGGGCGACATCGTCGTCAACGGCAAGCCCATCAAAGAGTATTTCGCTCGCGAAACCTCGCTGATGATCGTGCGCCAGCCGCTGGAACTGACCGCTCACGCTGAAACGTTCGACATCAAGGTCAACGTCACCGGCGGCGGCGAAACCGGCCAGGCCGGCGCAGTGCGCCACGGCATCACCCGCGCCCTGATCGACTACGATGCGACTCTGAAGTCGGCCCTGTCGAAGGCTGGCTACGTCACGCGCGATGCACGTGAAGTCGAGCGTAAGAAGGTCGGCTTCCACAAGGCGCGTCGTCGCAAGCAGTTCTCGAAGCGCTGA
- a CDS encoding DUF3025 domain-containing protein yields MRTQQTAAGAQFAAALAGIDWSRPWFQPFAAQGAALAAAVQDGADLRSALDAHAAALDLRNARGLPLRFVAQHALPHGSAYEAHIHATGEVPTRDNLHDFFNALIWLHFPQAKRALNQIQAAVIAREGVQTARGGVRDAATLFDENAVLFLSTDASLAAALRGFAWKPLFVDARAAWGTDCAVVPFGHALLEKLVQPYKSVTAHAWPLPRVPGDPALDTVLAGSLQAAADAGALRGGRSFAPLPVMGIPGWCDDNAHSDFYADATVFRPGRRRDPDAG; encoded by the coding sequence TTGCGCACGCAGCAGACGGCGGCCGGCGCGCAGTTCGCCGCCGCACTGGCCGGGATCGACTGGTCCCGGCCGTGGTTCCAGCCTTTTGCCGCACAAGGCGCCGCGCTGGCCGCGGCAGTGCAGGACGGAGCCGACCTTCGCAGCGCGCTCGACGCACATGCCGCGGCACTGGACTTGCGCAATGCGCGCGGCCTGCCGCTGCGCTTCGTCGCCCAGCACGCCTTGCCGCACGGCAGCGCCTACGAAGCCCATATCCACGCCACCGGCGAAGTTCCCACCCGCGACAATCTCCACGATTTCTTCAACGCGCTGATCTGGCTGCATTTCCCGCAGGCCAAGCGCGCGCTCAACCAGATCCAGGCCGCGGTCATCGCCCGCGAGGGCGTGCAGACCGCCCGCGGCGGCGTGCGCGATGCGGCCACGCTGTTCGATGAGAACGCCGTGCTGTTCCTCAGCACCGACGCTAGCCTGGCCGCGGCGCTCAGGGGGTTTGCCTGGAAGCCGCTGTTCGTCGACGCCCGGGCCGCATGGGGAACGGACTGCGCGGTGGTGCCGTTCGGCCACGCCTTGCTCGAAAAACTGGTGCAGCCGTACAAGTCGGTGACGGCGCATGCATGGCCACTGCCGCGCGTGCCCGGCGACCCCGCGCTCGACACGGTGCTTGCCGGATCACTGCAAGCCGCGGCCGATGCCGGCGCCTTGCGCGGCGGACGCAGCTTTGCGCCGCTGCCGGTGATGGGCATCCCGGGCTGGTGCGACGACAACGCGCACTCGGACTTTTATGCCGATGCCACCGTGTTCCGTCCCGGCCGGCGCCGCGACCCGGATGCCGGCTGA
- a CDS encoding amino acid ABC transporter ATP-binding protein, whose amino-acid sequence MIEINNVSKWYGSFQVLTDCTTKVAKGEVVVVCGPSGSGKSTLIKTVNALEPFQKGDILVDGTSVGNPKTNLPKLRSRVGMVFQNFELFPHLSITENLTIAQVKVLGRSRDEAMAKGLKYLDRVGLRNQADKYPGQLSGGQQQRVAIARALSMDPICMLFDEPTSALDPEMVNEVLDVMVQLAHEGMTMMCVTHEMGFARKVANRVIFMDQGKIVEDADKEEFFGNIDARSERARQFLSKILHH is encoded by the coding sequence ATGATCGAAATCAATAACGTTTCCAAGTGGTATGGCTCCTTCCAGGTGCTGACCGATTGCACGACCAAGGTCGCCAAGGGTGAAGTGGTGGTGGTGTGCGGCCCGTCGGGCTCGGGCAAGTCCACGCTGATCAAGACCGTCAACGCGCTCGAGCCGTTCCAGAAGGGCGACATCCTGGTCGACGGCACCTCGGTGGGCAACCCCAAGACCAACCTGCCCAAGCTGCGTTCGCGCGTGGGCATGGTGTTCCAGAACTTCGAGCTGTTCCCGCACCTGTCGATCACCGAGAACCTGACCATCGCGCAAGTGAAGGTGCTGGGCCGCTCCAGGGATGAAGCGATGGCCAAGGGCCTGAAGTACCTGGATCGCGTCGGCCTGCGGAATCAGGCCGACAAATACCCCGGCCAGTTGTCGGGCGGCCAGCAGCAGCGCGTGGCGATTGCCCGCGCGCTGTCGATGGACCCGATCTGCATGCTGTTCGACGAACCCACTTCGGCGCTGGACCCGGAAATGGTCAACGAAGTGCTGGACGTGATGGTGCAGCTGGCGCACGAAGGCATGACCATGATGTGCGTGACCCACGAAATGGGCTTCGCGCGCAAGGTGGCCAACCGCGTGATCTTCATGGACCAGGGCAAGATCGTCGAAGACGCCGACAAGGAAGAGTTCTTCGGCAATATCGACGCCCGTTCGGAACGCGCGCGCCAGTTCCTGTCGAAGATCCTGCATCACTGA
- the gltK gene encoding glutamate/aspartate ABC transporter permease GltK — MAYSFDFTSINPSTLHVLGEGMMVSLKITVTAVVVGIVWGTILAMMRLSSFRLLNWFAQGYVTVFRSIPLVMVLLWFFLIIPQVLQGLFNLSPATDLRMTSALVAFALFEAAYYSEIIRAGIQSVSRGQMFAAQALGMTYGQSMRLVILPQAFRNMVPLLLTQGIILFQDTSLVYVSALADFFGQAYGIGERDGRIVEMLLFAGLVYFIICFSASLLVKRYQKKVAV; from the coding sequence ATGGCTTATTCCTTCGATTTCACCTCGATCAACCCGAGCACGCTGCATGTGCTGGGCGAGGGCATGATGGTCTCGCTGAAGATCACCGTCACCGCGGTGGTGGTCGGCATCGTCTGGGGCACCATCCTCGCGATGATGCGGCTGTCGTCGTTCCGGCTGCTGAACTGGTTCGCGCAGGGCTACGTGACCGTATTCCGCTCCATCCCGCTGGTGATGGTGCTGCTGTGGTTCTTCCTGATCATCCCGCAGGTGTTGCAGGGCCTGTTCAACCTGTCGCCGGCGACCGACCTGCGCATGACCTCGGCGCTGGTGGCGTTCGCGCTGTTCGAGGCGGCGTACTACTCCGAGATCATCCGCGCCGGCATCCAGAGCGTGTCGCGCGGGCAGATGTTCGCCGCGCAGGCGCTGGGCATGACCTACGGGCAGTCGATGCGGCTGGTGATTCTGCCGCAGGCGTTCCGCAACATGGTGCCGCTGCTGCTGACCCAGGGCATCATCCTGTTCCAGGATACGTCGCTGGTGTACGTCAGCGCGCTGGCCGACTTCTTCGGCCAGGCCTACGGCATCGGCGAGCGCGACGGGCGCATCGTCGAGATGCTGCTGTTCGCCGGCCTGGTGTACTTCATCATTTGTTTCTCCGCTTCGCTGCTGGTCAAGCGTTACCAGAAAAAGGTGGCTGTATGA
- a CDS encoding tartrate dehydrogenase: MSQYKIAVIPGDGIGTEVMPEGIRVMDAAARRFGIDFQWDHFDFSSCDYYARHGKMLPDDWFDTLVKYDAIYFGAVGWPDAVPDHVSLWGSLLQFRRSFDQYVNLRPVRLMPGIKSPLAGRQPGDIDFYVVRENTEGEYSSIGGRMFPGTEREIVVQETVMSRTGVDRILKFAFELAQKRPKKHLTSATKSNGISITMPYWDERVEAMAANYPGIKVDKYHIDILTAHFVQHPDWFDVVVASNLFGDILSDLGPACTGTIGIAPSGNINPDRTFPSLFEPVHGSAPDIAGRGVANPIGQIWCGAMMLEHLGHDEAGAAVLGAIEQVLAAGPEHAPLTRDIGGKAGTAELGRAIAEAL; the protein is encoded by the coding sequence ATGAGCCAATACAAGATTGCCGTGATTCCCGGAGACGGAATCGGCACGGAAGTCATGCCCGAGGGCATCCGCGTGATGGACGCCGCGGCGCGCCGCTTCGGCATCGACTTCCAGTGGGATCACTTCGATTTTTCCAGCTGCGACTACTACGCCCGCCACGGCAAGATGCTGCCGGACGACTGGTTCGACACGCTGGTCAAGTACGACGCCATCTATTTCGGCGCGGTCGGCTGGCCGGATGCGGTGCCTGACCATGTCTCGCTGTGGGGCTCGCTGCTGCAGTTCCGCCGGTCGTTCGACCAGTACGTGAACCTGCGCCCGGTGCGGCTGATGCCGGGCATCAAAAGCCCGCTGGCCGGCCGCCAGCCGGGTGACATCGATTTCTACGTGGTGCGCGAGAACACCGAGGGCGAGTACTCCAGCATCGGCGGGCGCATGTTCCCCGGCACCGAGCGCGAGATCGTGGTGCAGGAAACCGTGATGAGCCGCACCGGCGTCGACCGCATCCTGAAGTTCGCCTTCGAGCTGGCCCAGAAGCGCCCGAAGAAGCACCTGACCTCGGCCACCAAATCCAACGGCATCTCGATCACGATGCCGTACTGGGACGAGCGTGTCGAGGCGATGGCGGCGAACTACCCCGGCATCAAAGTCGACAAGTACCACATCGACATCCTGACCGCGCATTTCGTCCAGCATCCGGACTGGTTCGACGTGGTGGTCGCCAGCAACCTGTTCGGCGACATCCTGTCCGACCTGGGCCCGGCCTGCACCGGCACCATCGGCATCGCGCCGTCGGGCAATATCAATCCGGACCGGACCTTCCCCAGCCTGTTCGAGCCGGTGCACGGCTCGGCCCCGGACATCGCCGGGCGCGGCGTGGCCAACCCGATCGGGCAGATCTGGTGCGGCGCCATGATGCTCGAGCACCTCGGCCATGACGAGGCCGGCGCCGCCGTGCTGGGCGCGATCGAGCAGGTGCTGGCCGCCGGGCCCGAACACGCGCCGCTGACGCGCGACATCGGCGGCAAGGCCGGCACCGCGGAGCTGGGGCGCGCCATCGCGGAGGCGCTGTGA
- the rplM gene encoding 50S ribosomal protein L13, with translation MKTFSAKPHEVKRDWYVIDATDKVLGRVASEVARRLRGKHKPEFTPHVDTGDYIIIVNAAKLRVTGTKETDKKYYRHSGYPGGIYETTFGKMQQRFPGRALEKAVKGMLPKGPLGYAMIKKLKVYAEAEHPHEAQQPKALEI, from the coding sequence ATGAAGACCTTTTCCGCCAAGCCTCACGAGGTAAAGCGCGACTGGTACGTGATTGACGCGACGGACAAAGTCCTCGGCCGTGTCGCCAGCGAAGTGGCACGCCGTCTGCGCGGCAAGCACAAGCCGGAATTCACTCCGCACGTCGACACGGGTGATTACATCATCATCGTCAATGCAGCCAAGCTGCGTGTCACGGGTACCAAGGAAACGGACAAGAAGTACTATCGCCATTCGGGCTACCCGGGCGGTATCTACGAAACGACGTTCGGCAAGATGCAGCAGCGTTTCCCGGGCCGTGCCCTGGAAAAGGCTGTCAAGGGCATGCTGCCGAAGGGTCCGCTGGGCTACGCGATGATCAAGAAGCTGAAGGTGTACGCCGAAGCCGAGCATCCGCACGAAGCGCAGCAGCCCAAGGCGCTGGAAATCTAA
- a CDS encoding amino acid ABC transporter permease, with protein sequence MNYNWHWGVFLEQAAQNETYLDWMISGLKVTLALGLSSWVIALVIGSVLGVLRTVPNKWLAGIAATYVEIFRNIPLLVQLFIWYFVAPELLPGGEAIKQMNPFAQQFLAAMLCLGTFTAARVCEQVRSGINSLARGQKNAGLAMGFTLPQTYRHVLLPMAFRVIVPPLTSEFLNIFKNSAVASTIGLLELAAQGRQLVDYTARPYESFIAVTLMYALINVTVMLIMRWVEARTRVPGFIGGK encoded by the coding sequence ATGAACTACAACTGGCATTGGGGAGTTTTCCTCGAACAGGCCGCCCAGAACGAGACCTACCTGGACTGGATGATCTCCGGCCTGAAGGTAACGCTCGCGCTGGGGCTTTCGTCCTGGGTCATTGCCCTGGTCATCGGCTCGGTGCTCGGCGTGCTGCGAACGGTGCCGAACAAATGGCTGGCGGGCATTGCCGCCACCTATGTCGAGATTTTCCGCAACATCCCGCTGCTGGTGCAGCTGTTCATCTGGTACTTCGTCGCGCCCGAGCTGCTGCCCGGCGGCGAGGCGATCAAGCAGATGAACCCGTTCGCGCAGCAGTTCCTGGCCGCCATGCTGTGCCTGGGCACGTTCACCGCCGCGCGGGTCTGCGAGCAGGTGCGCTCGGGCATCAACTCGCTCGCGCGCGGACAGAAGAACGCCGGCCTGGCGATGGGCTTCACGCTGCCGCAGACCTACCGCCACGTGCTGCTGCCGATGGCGTTCCGCGTGATCGTGCCGCCGCTGACCTCCGAATTCCTGAACATCTTCAAGAACTCGGCGGTGGCGTCGACCATCGGCCTGCTGGAACTGGCCGCGCAGGGGCGCCAGCTGGTGGACTACACCGCGCGTCCGTATGAATCGTTCATCGCGGTCACGCTGATGTACGCGCTGATCAACGTGACGGTGATGCTGATCATGCGCTGGGTGGAAGCCCGCACGCGCGTGCCCGGCTTTATCGGCGGCAAGTAA
- a CDS encoding glycerate kinase type-2 family protein: MSAAFAGDARALLLETFHAAVAAADPLRIVAQHLPPPYAGGRTLVVGAGKAAASMAAAVERAYAGKATLEGLVVTRYAHGLPTEQIRVIEAGHPVPDESGEQAAAQILAAVQSLTPQDRLLVLVSGGGSSLLSLPAEGIPMADLKATTRELLRCGAPITDMNIVRKHISRIQGGRLAQSSQAPVTTLIVSDVAGDDPSAIASGPTVADPSTFDDALQILRRYGARVPASVQSHLERGARGEVPETPKPGDPLFERVDNLMIATAHGSLEAAAALFRQRGVTPVVLGDTVTGEAREVARVYAALVREIRAYNAPFAAPVALISGGECTVTLPAGGGASKARGGRCSEFLLSLAVELAGMPDVYAIAADTDGIDGSEDNAGALADPTTLARAEAAGMPGQHQLDAHDAWGLFDAIGDLVVTGPTRTNVNDYRAILIL, encoded by the coding sequence GTGAGCGCCGCGTTTGCGGGCGACGCCCGCGCATTGCTGCTGGAGACCTTCCACGCCGCCGTGGCCGCGGCCGATCCGCTGCGGATCGTCGCACAGCACCTGCCGCCGCCGTACGCCGGCGGCCGCACGCTGGTCGTTGGCGCGGGCAAGGCCGCGGCATCGATGGCCGCGGCGGTCGAGCGCGCCTACGCCGGCAAGGCGACGCTGGAAGGGCTGGTGGTCACGCGCTATGCGCACGGGCTGCCGACCGAACAGATCCGCGTGATCGAGGCAGGCCATCCGGTGCCCGACGAGTCGGGCGAGCAGGCCGCGGCGCAGATCCTGGCCGCGGTGCAGTCGCTGACGCCGCAGGACCGGCTGCTGGTGCTGGTCTCGGGCGGCGGCTCGAGCCTGTTGTCGCTGCCGGCCGAGGGCATCCCGATGGCCGACCTGAAGGCGACCACCCGCGAATTGCTGCGCTGTGGCGCGCCGATCACCGACATGAACATCGTGCGCAAGCACATCTCGCGCATCCAGGGCGGCCGGCTGGCGCAGTCGAGCCAGGCGCCGGTGACCACGCTGATCGTCTCGGACGTGGCCGGCGACGATCCCAGCGCGATCGCCTCGGGCCCGACCGTGGCCGACCCGAGCACGTTCGATGATGCGCTGCAGATCCTGCGCCGCTACGGCGCCCGGGTGCCGGCCAGCGTGCAGTCGCACCTGGAGCGCGGCGCGCGCGGCGAGGTGCCCGAGACCCCCAAGCCCGGCGATCCGTTGTTCGAACGTGTCGACAACCTGATGATCGCCACCGCCCACGGCAGCCTCGAAGCCGCCGCCGCGCTGTTCCGCCAGCGCGGCGTCACGCCGGTGGTGCTGGGTGACACGGTGACCGGCGAGGCGCGCGAGGTGGCGCGGGTCTATGCCGCGCTGGTGCGCGAGATTCGCGCGTACAATGCGCCGTTTGCCGCGCCCGTGGCGCTGATCTCCGGAGGTGAGTGCACGGTCACTTTGCCGGCCGGCGGCGGCGCGAGCAAGGCGCGTGGCGGGCGCTGCTCGGAGTTCCTGCTGTCGCTGGCGGTCGAACTGGCAGGCATGCCCGATGTGTACGCGATCGCCGCCGACACCGACGGCATCGACGGCTCGGAAGACAATGCCGGCGCGCTGGCCGACCCGACCACGCTGGCGCGCGCCGAGGCCGCCGGCATGCCCGGCCAGCACCAGCTGGACGCGCACGACGCGTGGGGCCTGTTCGATGCCATCGGCGACCTGGTCGTCACCGGCCCGACGCGCACCAACGTCAACGACTACCGCGCCATCCTGATTCTCTGA
- the erpA gene encoding iron-sulfur cluster insertion protein ErpA, whose amino-acid sequence MNAVAEAPVTEDVPAPFVFTDSAADKVKQLIEEEGNAELKLRVFVQGGGCSGFQYGFTFDEEVNEDDTTMVKNGVTLLIDSMSYQYLVGAEIDYKEDINGAQFVIKNPNASTTCGCGSSFSV is encoded by the coding sequence ATGAACGCAGTCGCAGAGGCACCCGTTACCGAGGACGTGCCGGCACCGTTCGTCTTTACCGACAGCGCCGCCGACAAGGTCAAGCAGTTGATCGAGGAAGAGGGCAATGCCGAGCTGAAACTGCGCGTGTTCGTGCAGGGCGGCGGCTGCTCCGGCTTCCAGTACGGCTTCACCTTCGACGAGGAAGTCAACGAAGACGACACCACCATGGTCAAGAACGGCGTCACCCTGCTGATCGACTCGATGAGCTACCAGTACCTGGTCGGCGCCGAGATCGACTACAAGGAAGACATCAACGGCGCGCAGTTCGTGATCAAGAACCCGAATGCCTCGACCACCTGCGGTTGCGGCTCGTCGTTCTCGGTCTGA
- the pyrC gene encoding dihydroorotase produces MTQKLTITRPDDWHLHLRDGAALAAVLPDTARQFARAIVMPNLKPPVTTVAQAQAYRARILAALPAGMQFEPLMTLYLTDNTSAEEIAAAKASGFVHGVKLYPAGATTNSDAGVTDIRRCYPALEAMQRAGLPLLVHGEVTDPAIDIFDREAVFIEQVMSPLRRDMPELKVVFEHITTKDAAQYVRDASGPVGATITAHHLLYNRNAIFTGGIRPHYYCLPVLKRETHREALVAAATSGSERFFLGTDSAPHARGLKEHACGCAGCYTALHAMELYAEAFDAAGALDKLEAFASFNGPAFYGLPRNTGTLTLEREDWELPAELPYGDTTLVPLRGGETLRWKAR; encoded by the coding sequence ATGACCCAGAAGCTCACCATCACCCGCCCGGACGACTGGCACCTGCACCTGCGCGACGGCGCGGCGCTGGCTGCCGTGCTGCCCGACACCGCCCGCCAGTTTGCCCGCGCCATCGTCATGCCCAACCTGAAGCCGCCGGTCACCACGGTGGCGCAGGCGCAGGCCTATCGCGCCCGCATCCTGGCGGCGCTGCCGGCCGGCATGCAGTTCGAGCCGCTGATGACGCTGTACCTGACCGACAACACCAGCGCCGAGGAAATCGCGGCGGCCAAGGCCAGCGGCTTCGTGCACGGCGTCAAGCTCTATCCGGCGGGCGCAACCACCAACAGCGACGCCGGCGTGACCGATATCCGCCGCTGCTACCCGGCGCTGGAAGCGATGCAGCGCGCCGGCCTGCCGCTGCTGGTGCACGGCGAAGTCACCGACCCGGCCATCGACATCTTCGACCGCGAGGCCGTCTTCATCGAGCAGGTGATGAGCCCGCTGCGCCGCGACATGCCCGAGCTGAAGGTGGTGTTCGAGCACATCACCACCAAGGATGCGGCGCAGTACGTGCGCGACGCCAGCGGCCCGGTCGGCGCCACCATCACCGCGCACCACCTGCTCTACAACCGCAACGCCATCTTCACGGGCGGCATCCGCCCGCACTACTACTGCCTGCCGGTGCTCAAGCGCGAAACCCACCGCGAGGCGTTGGTGGCGGCCGCCACCTCGGGCAGCGAGCGCTTCTTCCTGGGCACCGACAGCGCCCCGCACGCGCGCGGCCTGAAAGAGCACGCCTGCGGCTGCGCCGGCTGCTATACCGCGCTGCATGCGATGGAGCTGTACGCCGAGGCCTTCGACGCCGCCGGCGCGCTCGACAAGCTGGAAGCCTTTGCCAGCTTCAACGGCCCGGCCTTTTACGGCCTGCCGCGCAACACCGGCACGCTGACGCTGGAGCGCGAAGACTGGGAACTGCCGGCCGAACTGCCCTACGGCGACACCACGCTGGTGCCGCTGCGCGGCGGCGAGACGCTGCGCTGGAAGGCACGCTGA
- a CDS encoding bactofilin family protein, with protein MLFSKKKGLSIDTLIGEDTAIDGDLVFAGGLRLDGRVRGNVTAAPGKPSMLVVSEKGMVEGEISVGHLVLNGTVKGPVQAADLLELQPQARVLGDVRYAALEMHQGALVEGRLMPMVQGEVKALPNLVEAAPAQQVTEAADNDPAPAGETPAAEASPTEKAA; from the coding sequence ATGCTGTTTTCCAAGAAGAAAGGCCTTTCGATCGATACGCTGATTGGCGAAGACACCGCCATCGACGGCGACCTGGTGTTTGCCGGCGGCCTGCGCCTGGATGGCCGCGTGCGCGGCAACGTGACCGCGGCGCCGGGCAAGCCCAGCATGCTGGTGGTCAGCGAGAAGGGCATGGTCGAGGGCGAGATCAGCGTCGGCCACCTGGTGCTGAACGGCACCGTCAAGGGCCCGGTGCAGGCCGCCGACCTGCTCGAGCTGCAGCCGCAGGCGCGCGTGCTGGGCGACGTGCGCTATGCCGCGCTCGAAATGCACCAGGGCGCGCTGGTCGAGGGCCGCCTGATGCCAATGGTGCAGGGCGAGGTCAAGGCGCTGCCGAACCTGGTCGAGGCCGCGCCGGCGCAGCAAGTGACGGAGGCGGCCGATAACGACCCGGCACCCGCCGGGGAAACTCCCGCTGCCGAAGCCAGTCCCACCGAAAAGGCCGCATAG